The genomic DNA GCTCCCCCGCGGAGACCGGGTTTTCCGGGTCGTTTTCCGCGGGCTCCACGTAGATGGCATAGGCCGGGCAGGCGGCGGCGCACAAGGAGCAGCCGATGCACTTCTCCAGGCCGTTGGGGTGGCGGGTGAGCACGTGGCGGCCGTGGAAGCGGGGCTTGAGGGCCACGGGGGCGTCGGGGTAGGGGACGGTCACCGGTTTGGAAAAGAGGTACTTGAGGGTGATGCCGAGGCTTTGGGCCAGGGCCTTAAGGGTCATGCGCCACCTCCTTTGCGGGCGGGTTTTGGGCTATACATCACCGCTCCCAGAAGGACCAAGAAGGCGGCCAAGGAGAGGTAGAGGAGGTAGGAGCGGGGAAGGTCCAGGGCCACCACCAAGGCGGTCACCAGGAACCAGACCAGGGCCACCGGGAAGAGGAAGCCCCAGCCGAAGCGCAGGAGCTGGTCGTAGCGGAGGCGGAACCAGGTGGCCCGAATCCAGATGAAGAGGAAGAGGAAGAAGGCGATCTTGAGGAACATCCAGAGGTAGGGCACTTCCAGGAAGGGCATGGTCCAGCCCCCCAGGAAGAGGGTGGGGATAAGGGCGCTTGCGGTGATGAAGTGGATGTACTCGGTCATCTGGAAGAGGGCCCATTTGATGGAGCTGTACTCCGTGTGGTATCCCCCCACCAGCTCCTGCTCGGCCTCGGGCAGGTCAAAGGGGGTGCGGGCGGCTTCCGCTAGGGCGGCGATGGTGTAGAGGAGGAAAGCGGGGAAGGCGTAGAGGACCAGCCAGCCGTTTTCCTTCTGCCAGTTCACGATGTCGTTCAGGTTGAGGCTTCCCACCAAGAGGATGGGGGAGAGGAGGGCGATGCCCAGGCCCAGCTCGTAGGAGATGAGGCTGGCCGAGGAGCGCAAGGAGCCCAGGAGGCTGTACTTGCTTCCCGAGGCCCAGCCCGCTAGGAAGATGCCGTAGATGGCCATCTCGCTCACGGCGAAGAGGTAAAGAAGGCCCAAGTCCAGGTTCAAGACCCAGGGTTGATAGCCGAAAAAGCTTCCTGGAGGGCCAAAGGGGATGGCGCCGAAGGCCAGGAGGGCGAAGACCACCCCGATCAAGGGGGCCAGGACGAAGAGGACCTTATCCGCCCGCTCCACCACCAGATCTTCCTTGAAGATGCTCTTGATGGCGTCGGCAATGGGCTGGAAGAGCCCTAGGGGTCCTACCCGGTTAGGGCCCATGCGGATCTGGAAGCGGGCAAGGAGGCGGCGTTCGATCAGGGTCATGAAGGCGAAGGCGGTGAGGAGGCCCACCACCACCAAAAAGGCTTTGAGCGCCGCCATCCAGTAGGGGTCCACGGGGTAAGGCTTCATGCTTCACCTCCTGAGGGCACCAGGACTTTAGCCTCCCATCTCCTTCCCGCGAAGGGCCCTAAGGCGGAGAGGTAGAGGAAGTCCCTGGGCAGGTCCTCGCGGTGGACCACCTGGGCCAGCACCGGGCCCGTGGGCGCTTCCACCTCTACCCGGGCTCCGTCCAGGAGGGCCTCGGCCTTGGCGGTCTCCGGATGGACCCAAAGCTCGGCTTGGATGGCCTTGGCCGCCTTGCCCCTAAGTTGCCAGGACCTCCACATGGTGGGCCTAAGGTAGAGCCTACCCCCTTGCGCCTTGGGCCTGAGGCGCTGGGTGCGGTAGGTGAGAAGGCCCATGGGGGCAGGTATCCGCCGCTTGAGCTCGCGCTCGGCCTCGAGGCCCAGCCTAAAGGGCGGGCGCACCCCCAAGGCCTCGGCCAAAAGGGCCAGGGCTTGCAGGGCCCCTTCCGCCTCGCCGCTATGGATGGGGGCAGGGTTCAGGGAAAGGACCCGGCCCTCCAGGTTCACCAAATGGCCGCGCTTCTCGTAGAAGGTGGGAGCGGGCAGGACCACGTGCGCATATCGCTCCGCCAGGGGATGGAGGTGGCTCAGGTGCATGATGAGGAAGCGCTTGCCCTTTAGGGCCTCCTCCGGGGGCACGTAGCCGTAGTAGGCGTGAGGGGCTCCGGCCTCGTCCCAGCCCGCTCCCTTTTCCCCAGGCCACACCCCCAGGGCCTCGAGGCCCCGGGCGTTCGCCGCTGGGGTCATGGCCAGCACCTTGGCCCCCTTGCGCTCGGCTAAGAGCCTGGCCCTTTCCGCGGCCACCGTGTCCTGC from Thermus albus includes the following:
- the nuoH gene encoding NADH-quinone oxidoreductase subunit NuoH is translated as MKPYPVDPYWMAALKAFLVVVGLLTAFAFMTLIERRLLARFQIRMGPNRVGPLGLFQPIADAIKSIFKEDLVVERADKVLFVLAPLIGVVFALLAFGAIPFGPPGSFFGYQPWVLNLDLGLLYLFAVSEMAIYGIFLAGWASGSKYSLLGSLRSSASLISYELGLGIALLSPILLVGSLNLNDIVNWQKENGWLVLYAFPAFLLYTIAALAEAARTPFDLPEAEQELVGGYHTEYSSIKWALFQMTEYIHFITASALIPTLFLGGWTMPFLEVPYLWMFLKIAFFLFLFIWIRATWFRLRYDQLLRFGWGFLFPVALVWFLVTALVVALDLPRSYLLYLSLAAFLVLLGAVMYSPKPARKGGGA